In the genome of Geotrypetes seraphini chromosome 16, aGeoSer1.1, whole genome shotgun sequence, one region contains:
- the EFS gene encoding embryonal Fyn-associated substrate isoform X1, with protein sequence MLEPVHFKTQLAKAIYDNAAETAEELSFRKGDIMMVVERDTAGLRGWWLCSLHGRRGIVPGNRVKLLEGTGAGGFHCARRDPGSGHRSPPPRPLMDTQTVYQVPPRLDMPGHCWEPGVQAAGKTMELYQMPPAHRQSTSGAKENEYLFPDAEMEVAGESRTQIGRHKAHTVPPTARICPSTPAVAVDSAPQDDTYRVPRGSGGQPEAHISQEVYDTPSSLLAEPSLSGDTYDIPACFAKKVARVIPQTAPSPSPAEEIPEDMYDIPLAFQDPPSEDDPDVYATPSNLKRAPAIHNLYEAPEDVLDCAVEETEAGGESSIYDVPALAQDEEPEELCAAGFRRLSISRPPAQVHRPRLPSSESLSRRPLPALPTQLSGDRGAGETAATTSSPPVFIRKGSIQDRPLPPPPPTVFGPSNKEERPQNEYEGIKSAEEYEYVHLKGSERLCPQAGPNPAPQELPPNDNQSAVTARAPENGAVWEPKGSEENQISGNGTGASSISPDAEDTQLLHFYAGQCQSHYEALLATIEAFLAAIRANQPPRTFVPQGKSVIVAAHKLVFVGDTLSRLAAAPGTRARVTAAGNALCEALKGVVLAAKTAALHYPSPAATQGVTERVTELSHCALDFTALLRHLST encoded by the exons ATGTTGGAACCTGTGCATTTTAAG ACGCAGCTGGCAAAGGCTATTTATGACAATGCTGCAGAAACAGCTGAAGAACTCTCTTTCCGGAAAGGTGACATTATGATGGTGGTGGAACGTGACACGGCTGGGCTGAGGGGCTGGTGGCTTTGCTCGCTCCATGGCCGGCGAGGCATTGTCCCTGGGAACCGGGTCAAACTGCTAGAGGGGACTGGAGCAGGCGGCTTCCACTGTGCGCGAAGGGATCCGGGGAGCGGGCAccgttcccctcccccccggccGTTGATGGACACACAGACTGTGTACCAGGTGCCTCCACGGCTGGACATGCCAGGGCATTGCTGGGAACCAGGTGTGCAAGCAGCTGGCAAGACTATGGAGCTGTACCAGATGCCACCAGCCCACAGGCAGAGCACCTCTGGCGCCAAGGAGAACGAGTATCTGTTTCCAGACGCAGAGATGGAAGTGGCGGGGGAGAGTCGAACACAGATCGGAAGACACAAG GCGCACACTGTCCCACCAACGGCCAGGATCTGTCCCTCCACGCCCGCAGTAGCTGTGGACTCTGCCCCTCAGGATGACACTTACAGAGTGCCCCGAGGCAGTGGCGGACAGCCTGAGGCCCACATAAGCCAGGAG GTCTATGACACCCCATCATCCTTACTGGCAGAACCCTCATTGTCTGGAGACACTTATGATATCCCAGCATGCTTTGCTAAGAAGGTGGCCCGAGTGATCCCTCAGACTGCCCCATCCCCATCACCAGCCGAGGAAATCCCAGAAGACATGTACGACATACCGTTGGCCTTTCAGGATCCGCCTTCTGAGGACGACCCTGATGTCTACGCCACCCCCTCCAACCTGAAAAGGGCCCCAGCCATTCACAACCTCTACGAGGCCCCGGAGGATGTTCTCGACTGTGCCGTGGAGGAGACAGAGGCTGGTGGCGAGAGCTCCATCTACGATGTACCAGCTCTAGCTCAGGATGAGGAGCCCGAGGAGCTCTGCGCTGCCGGCTTTCGGCGTCTCTCTATCTCCAGACCTCCTGCGCAGGTTCACAGGCCCCGACTGCCCTCTAGCGAGAGCCTCTCTCGTCGGCCACTGCCTGCGCTCCCTACGCAACTCAGTGGCGACCGTGGTGCTGGTGAGACTGCTGCTACGACATCCTCCCCGCCTGTCTTCATAAGGAAAGGGAGCATTCAGGACCGTCCTCTGCCACCCCCTCCACCCACTGTCTTTGGCCCCTCCAACAAAGAAGAAAGACCCCAAAACGAGTATGAGGGGATCAAGTCTGCTGAGGAATATGAGTACGTCCATCTGAAG GGGTCGGAAAGGCTGTGTCCCCAGGCGGGCCCTAACCCTGCTCCCCAGGAACTTCCTCCAAATGACAATCAGTCAGCAGTGACAGCCAGAGCGCCAGAGAATGGTGCTGTGTGGGAGCCCAAGGGGTCTGAGGAGAACCAG aTCTCTGGGAATGGGACTGGTGCCAGCAGCATATCCCCAGATGCAGAGGACACCCAGCTGCTCCATTTCTACGCCGGGCAGTGCCAAAGCCACTACGAAGCGCTACTGGCCACCATTGAAGCCTTCCTTGCTGCCATCCGTGCCAACCAGCCACCGCGTACTTTCGTCCCTCAGGGGAAGAGTGTCATCGTGGCTGCCCACAAGCTGGTTTTTGTTGGGGACACGCTCTCGCGCCTGGCTGCCGCTCCAGGCACACGCGCCCGGGTTACTGCCGCCGGTAACGCCCTCTGCGAAGCATTAAAAGGCGTAGTCTTAGCTGCCAAAACTGCAGCACTGCACTACCCCTCCCCGGCTGCCACACAGGGGGTGACGGAGAGAGTGACTGAGCTCTCTCACTGCGCTCTGGATTTTACTGCGCTCCTCCGGCACCTGTCGACTTGA
- the EFS gene encoding embryonal Fyn-associated substrate isoform X4 has translation MLEPVHFKTQLAKAIYDNAAETAEELSFRKGDIMMVVERDTAGLRGWWLCSLHGRRGIVPGNRVKLLEGTGAGGFHCARRDPGSGHRSPPPRPLMDTQTVYQVPPRLDMPGHCWEPGVQAAGKTMELYQMPPAHRQSTSGAKENEYLFPDAEMEVAGESRTQIGRHKVYDTPSSLLAEPSLSGDTYDIPACFAKKVARVIPQTAPSPSPAEEIPEDMYDIPLAFQDPPSEDDPDVYATPSNLKRAPAIHNLYEAPEDVLDCAVEETEAGGESSIYDVPALAQDEEPEELCAAGFRRLSISRPPAQVHRPRLPSSESLSRRPLPALPTQLSGDRGAGETAATTSSPPVFIRKGSIQDRPLPPPPPTVFGPSNKEERPQNEYEGIKSAEEYEYVHLKGSERLCPQAGPNPAPQELPPNDNQSAVTARAPENGAVWEPKGSEENQISGNGTGASSISPDAEDTQLLHFYAGQCQSHYEALLATIEAFLAAIRANQPPRTFVPQGKSVIVAAHKLVFVGDTLSRLAAAPGTRARVTAAGNALCEALKGVVLAAKTAALHYPSPAATQGVTERVTELSHCALDFTALLRHLST, from the exons ATGTTGGAACCTGTGCATTTTAAG ACGCAGCTGGCAAAGGCTATTTATGACAATGCTGCAGAAACAGCTGAAGAACTCTCTTTCCGGAAAGGTGACATTATGATGGTGGTGGAACGTGACACGGCTGGGCTGAGGGGCTGGTGGCTTTGCTCGCTCCATGGCCGGCGAGGCATTGTCCCTGGGAACCGGGTCAAACTGCTAGAGGGGACTGGAGCAGGCGGCTTCCACTGTGCGCGAAGGGATCCGGGGAGCGGGCAccgttcccctcccccccggccGTTGATGGACACACAGACTGTGTACCAGGTGCCTCCACGGCTGGACATGCCAGGGCATTGCTGGGAACCAGGTGTGCAAGCAGCTGGCAAGACTATGGAGCTGTACCAGATGCCACCAGCCCACAGGCAGAGCACCTCTGGCGCCAAGGAGAACGAGTATCTGTTTCCAGACGCAGAGATGGAAGTGGCGGGGGAGAGTCGAACACAGATCGGAAGACACAAG GTCTATGACACCCCATCATCCTTACTGGCAGAACCCTCATTGTCTGGAGACACTTATGATATCCCAGCATGCTTTGCTAAGAAGGTGGCCCGAGTGATCCCTCAGACTGCCCCATCCCCATCACCAGCCGAGGAAATCCCAGAAGACATGTACGACATACCGTTGGCCTTTCAGGATCCGCCTTCTGAGGACGACCCTGATGTCTACGCCACCCCCTCCAACCTGAAAAGGGCCCCAGCCATTCACAACCTCTACGAGGCCCCGGAGGATGTTCTCGACTGTGCCGTGGAGGAGACAGAGGCTGGTGGCGAGAGCTCCATCTACGATGTACCAGCTCTAGCTCAGGATGAGGAGCCCGAGGAGCTCTGCGCTGCCGGCTTTCGGCGTCTCTCTATCTCCAGACCTCCTGCGCAGGTTCACAGGCCCCGACTGCCCTCTAGCGAGAGCCTCTCTCGTCGGCCACTGCCTGCGCTCCCTACGCAACTCAGTGGCGACCGTGGTGCTGGTGAGACTGCTGCTACGACATCCTCCCCGCCTGTCTTCATAAGGAAAGGGAGCATTCAGGACCGTCCTCTGCCACCCCCTCCACCCACTGTCTTTGGCCCCTCCAACAAAGAAGAAAGACCCCAAAACGAGTATGAGGGGATCAAGTCTGCTGAGGAATATGAGTACGTCCATCTGAAG GGGTCGGAAAGGCTGTGTCCCCAGGCGGGCCCTAACCCTGCTCCCCAGGAACTTCCTCCAAATGACAATCAGTCAGCAGTGACAGCCAGAGCGCCAGAGAATGGTGCTGTGTGGGAGCCCAAGGGGTCTGAGGAGAACCAG aTCTCTGGGAATGGGACTGGTGCCAGCAGCATATCCCCAGATGCAGAGGACACCCAGCTGCTCCATTTCTACGCCGGGCAGTGCCAAAGCCACTACGAAGCGCTACTGGCCACCATTGAAGCCTTCCTTGCTGCCATCCGTGCCAACCAGCCACCGCGTACTTTCGTCCCTCAGGGGAAGAGTGTCATCGTGGCTGCCCACAAGCTGGTTTTTGTTGGGGACACGCTCTCGCGCCTGGCTGCCGCTCCAGGCACACGCGCCCGGGTTACTGCCGCCGGTAACGCCCTCTGCGAAGCATTAAAAGGCGTAGTCTTAGCTGCCAAAACTGCAGCACTGCACTACCCCTCCCCGGCTGCCACACAGGGGGTGACGGAGAGAGTGACTGAGCTCTCTCACTGCGCTCTGGATTTTACTGCGCTCCTCCGGCACCTGTCGACTTGA
- the EFS gene encoding embryonal Fyn-associated substrate isoform X2: MATQLAKAIYDNAAETAEELSFRKGDIMMVVERDTAGLRGWWLCSLHGRRGIVPGNRVKLLEGTGAGGFHCARRDPGSGHRSPPPRPLMDTQTVYQVPPRLDMPGHCWEPGVQAAGKTMELYQMPPAHRQSTSGAKENEYLFPDAEMEVAGESRTQIGRHKAHTVPPTARICPSTPAVAVDSAPQDDTYRVPRGSGGQPEAHISQEVYDTPSSLLAEPSLSGDTYDIPACFAKKVARVIPQTAPSPSPAEEIPEDMYDIPLAFQDPPSEDDPDVYATPSNLKRAPAIHNLYEAPEDVLDCAVEETEAGGESSIYDVPALAQDEEPEELCAAGFRRLSISRPPAQVHRPRLPSSESLSRRPLPALPTQLSGDRGAGETAATTSSPPVFIRKGSIQDRPLPPPPPTVFGPSNKEERPQNEYEGIKSAEEYEYVHLKGSERLCPQAGPNPAPQELPPNDNQSAVTARAPENGAVWEPKGSEENQISGNGTGASSISPDAEDTQLLHFYAGQCQSHYEALLATIEAFLAAIRANQPPRTFVPQGKSVIVAAHKLVFVGDTLSRLAAAPGTRARVTAAGNALCEALKGVVLAAKTAALHYPSPAATQGVTERVTELSHCALDFTALLRHLST, translated from the exons ATGGCA ACGCAGCTGGCAAAGGCTATTTATGACAATGCTGCAGAAACAGCTGAAGAACTCTCTTTCCGGAAAGGTGACATTATGATGGTGGTGGAACGTGACACGGCTGGGCTGAGGGGCTGGTGGCTTTGCTCGCTCCATGGCCGGCGAGGCATTGTCCCTGGGAACCGGGTCAAACTGCTAGAGGGGACTGGAGCAGGCGGCTTCCACTGTGCGCGAAGGGATCCGGGGAGCGGGCAccgttcccctcccccccggccGTTGATGGACACACAGACTGTGTACCAGGTGCCTCCACGGCTGGACATGCCAGGGCATTGCTGGGAACCAGGTGTGCAAGCAGCTGGCAAGACTATGGAGCTGTACCAGATGCCACCAGCCCACAGGCAGAGCACCTCTGGCGCCAAGGAGAACGAGTATCTGTTTCCAGACGCAGAGATGGAAGTGGCGGGGGAGAGTCGAACACAGATCGGAAGACACAAG GCGCACACTGTCCCACCAACGGCCAGGATCTGTCCCTCCACGCCCGCAGTAGCTGTGGACTCTGCCCCTCAGGATGACACTTACAGAGTGCCCCGAGGCAGTGGCGGACAGCCTGAGGCCCACATAAGCCAGGAG GTCTATGACACCCCATCATCCTTACTGGCAGAACCCTCATTGTCTGGAGACACTTATGATATCCCAGCATGCTTTGCTAAGAAGGTGGCCCGAGTGATCCCTCAGACTGCCCCATCCCCATCACCAGCCGAGGAAATCCCAGAAGACATGTACGACATACCGTTGGCCTTTCAGGATCCGCCTTCTGAGGACGACCCTGATGTCTACGCCACCCCCTCCAACCTGAAAAGGGCCCCAGCCATTCACAACCTCTACGAGGCCCCGGAGGATGTTCTCGACTGTGCCGTGGAGGAGACAGAGGCTGGTGGCGAGAGCTCCATCTACGATGTACCAGCTCTAGCTCAGGATGAGGAGCCCGAGGAGCTCTGCGCTGCCGGCTTTCGGCGTCTCTCTATCTCCAGACCTCCTGCGCAGGTTCACAGGCCCCGACTGCCCTCTAGCGAGAGCCTCTCTCGTCGGCCACTGCCTGCGCTCCCTACGCAACTCAGTGGCGACCGTGGTGCTGGTGAGACTGCTGCTACGACATCCTCCCCGCCTGTCTTCATAAGGAAAGGGAGCATTCAGGACCGTCCTCTGCCACCCCCTCCACCCACTGTCTTTGGCCCCTCCAACAAAGAAGAAAGACCCCAAAACGAGTATGAGGGGATCAAGTCTGCTGAGGAATATGAGTACGTCCATCTGAAG GGGTCGGAAAGGCTGTGTCCCCAGGCGGGCCCTAACCCTGCTCCCCAGGAACTTCCTCCAAATGACAATCAGTCAGCAGTGACAGCCAGAGCGCCAGAGAATGGTGCTGTGTGGGAGCCCAAGGGGTCTGAGGAGAACCAG aTCTCTGGGAATGGGACTGGTGCCAGCAGCATATCCCCAGATGCAGAGGACACCCAGCTGCTCCATTTCTACGCCGGGCAGTGCCAAAGCCACTACGAAGCGCTACTGGCCACCATTGAAGCCTTCCTTGCTGCCATCCGTGCCAACCAGCCACCGCGTACTTTCGTCCCTCAGGGGAAGAGTGTCATCGTGGCTGCCCACAAGCTGGTTTTTGTTGGGGACACGCTCTCGCGCCTGGCTGCCGCTCCAGGCACACGCGCCCGGGTTACTGCCGCCGGTAACGCCCTCTGCGAAGCATTAAAAGGCGTAGTCTTAGCTGCCAAAACTGCAGCACTGCACTACCCCTCCCCGGCTGCCACACAGGGGGTGACGGAGAGAGTGACTGAGCTCTCTCACTGCGCTCTGGATTTTACTGCGCTCCTCCGGCACCTGTCGACTTGA
- the EFS gene encoding embryonal Fyn-associated substrate isoform X3, whose amino-acid sequence MTQLAKAIYDNAAETAEELSFRKGDIMMVVERDTAGLRGWWLCSLHGRRGIVPGNRVKLLEGTGAGGFHCARRDPGSGHRSPPPRPLMDTQTVYQVPPRLDMPGHCWEPGVQAAGKTMELYQMPPAHRQSTSGAKENEYLFPDAEMEVAGESRTQIGRHKAHTVPPTARICPSTPAVAVDSAPQDDTYRVPRGSGGQPEAHISQEVYDTPSSLLAEPSLSGDTYDIPACFAKKVARVIPQTAPSPSPAEEIPEDMYDIPLAFQDPPSEDDPDVYATPSNLKRAPAIHNLYEAPEDVLDCAVEETEAGGESSIYDVPALAQDEEPEELCAAGFRRLSISRPPAQVHRPRLPSSESLSRRPLPALPTQLSGDRGAGETAATTSSPPVFIRKGSIQDRPLPPPPPTVFGPSNKEERPQNEYEGIKSAEEYEYVHLKGSERLCPQAGPNPAPQELPPNDNQSAVTARAPENGAVWEPKGSEENQISGNGTGASSISPDAEDTQLLHFYAGQCQSHYEALLATIEAFLAAIRANQPPRTFVPQGKSVIVAAHKLVFVGDTLSRLAAAPGTRARVTAAGNALCEALKGVVLAAKTAALHYPSPAATQGVTERVTELSHCALDFTALLRHLST is encoded by the exons ATG ACGCAGCTGGCAAAGGCTATTTATGACAATGCTGCAGAAACAGCTGAAGAACTCTCTTTCCGGAAAGGTGACATTATGATGGTGGTGGAACGTGACACGGCTGGGCTGAGGGGCTGGTGGCTTTGCTCGCTCCATGGCCGGCGAGGCATTGTCCCTGGGAACCGGGTCAAACTGCTAGAGGGGACTGGAGCAGGCGGCTTCCACTGTGCGCGAAGGGATCCGGGGAGCGGGCAccgttcccctcccccccggccGTTGATGGACACACAGACTGTGTACCAGGTGCCTCCACGGCTGGACATGCCAGGGCATTGCTGGGAACCAGGTGTGCAAGCAGCTGGCAAGACTATGGAGCTGTACCAGATGCCACCAGCCCACAGGCAGAGCACCTCTGGCGCCAAGGAGAACGAGTATCTGTTTCCAGACGCAGAGATGGAAGTGGCGGGGGAGAGTCGAACACAGATCGGAAGACACAAG GCGCACACTGTCCCACCAACGGCCAGGATCTGTCCCTCCACGCCCGCAGTAGCTGTGGACTCTGCCCCTCAGGATGACACTTACAGAGTGCCCCGAGGCAGTGGCGGACAGCCTGAGGCCCACATAAGCCAGGAG GTCTATGACACCCCATCATCCTTACTGGCAGAACCCTCATTGTCTGGAGACACTTATGATATCCCAGCATGCTTTGCTAAGAAGGTGGCCCGAGTGATCCCTCAGACTGCCCCATCCCCATCACCAGCCGAGGAAATCCCAGAAGACATGTACGACATACCGTTGGCCTTTCAGGATCCGCCTTCTGAGGACGACCCTGATGTCTACGCCACCCCCTCCAACCTGAAAAGGGCCCCAGCCATTCACAACCTCTACGAGGCCCCGGAGGATGTTCTCGACTGTGCCGTGGAGGAGACAGAGGCTGGTGGCGAGAGCTCCATCTACGATGTACCAGCTCTAGCTCAGGATGAGGAGCCCGAGGAGCTCTGCGCTGCCGGCTTTCGGCGTCTCTCTATCTCCAGACCTCCTGCGCAGGTTCACAGGCCCCGACTGCCCTCTAGCGAGAGCCTCTCTCGTCGGCCACTGCCTGCGCTCCCTACGCAACTCAGTGGCGACCGTGGTGCTGGTGAGACTGCTGCTACGACATCCTCCCCGCCTGTCTTCATAAGGAAAGGGAGCATTCAGGACCGTCCTCTGCCACCCCCTCCACCCACTGTCTTTGGCCCCTCCAACAAAGAAGAAAGACCCCAAAACGAGTATGAGGGGATCAAGTCTGCTGAGGAATATGAGTACGTCCATCTGAAG GGGTCGGAAAGGCTGTGTCCCCAGGCGGGCCCTAACCCTGCTCCCCAGGAACTTCCTCCAAATGACAATCAGTCAGCAGTGACAGCCAGAGCGCCAGAGAATGGTGCTGTGTGGGAGCCCAAGGGGTCTGAGGAGAACCAG aTCTCTGGGAATGGGACTGGTGCCAGCAGCATATCCCCAGATGCAGAGGACACCCAGCTGCTCCATTTCTACGCCGGGCAGTGCCAAAGCCACTACGAAGCGCTACTGGCCACCATTGAAGCCTTCCTTGCTGCCATCCGTGCCAACCAGCCACCGCGTACTTTCGTCCCTCAGGGGAAGAGTGTCATCGTGGCTGCCCACAAGCTGGTTTTTGTTGGGGACACGCTCTCGCGCCTGGCTGCCGCTCCAGGCACACGCGCCCGGGTTACTGCCGCCGGTAACGCCCTCTGCGAAGCATTAAAAGGCGTAGTCTTAGCTGCCAAAACTGCAGCACTGCACTACCCCTCCCCGGCTGCCACACAGGGGGTGACGGAGAGAGTGACTGAGCTCTCTCACTGCGCTCTGGATTTTACTGCGCTCCTCCGGCACCTGTCGACTTGA